The following DNA comes from Rosa rugosa chromosome 5, drRosRugo1.1, whole genome shotgun sequence.
gGGATACAAACACAACTCGCTCACACGAATTGTGTCTCTAACTTTTGAATTGTGTGATGTGAGGATCCTTTGATTCATTCTTCCCACAAGTGCCATTCATCTTCTATTGGTCACCATTTTATGAGTTGGTAAATGGAGATGAATTAGGTTCTATTATTATGCAAATCATGATTTTAAATGAATGAGTTAGTAGGATTTGAGAAGCTCTTTCCATGTTCCATGTTTTGGTCATAGTGGGAAACATAATTACAATAAGTACGTGAGGAAGACTATCAAACAAATGGATATTCCAACAAAATATGAATGGCTCCTTTTCGAACCCTATGAAAGCTTGTCATAGAAGAAACACAATGGACCACTGAATCACTAACCTCACTTGGCTTTGCTTCTTCCTCTCTTTCTGTTCTGATCATCTCCATGCCAATGCCTTTTCATCTTCTAAAAAGAACTTGTTCAAAAGTATCAAGTGAGGGTTGAACTGCCTTTTTACTGGGAATGTATTATTGGGCTTGTTTCTTTGTCAAACATGGAAATATCAAGTAAAAGTAGAAGGGCCACCAAAAGAGGCCCATCATCTCATGCAAGGATCTATTCCCAACTTTAGGGTTCTTGTTCATGTGACCGGCGGATGGCCAACCTTAGCCATCTATCTAATTTTTCTTCATTATGGTACTATTGAGTTGTGAGAAAAGAGTTGTGGATTGGTATTCATGGCAAAATTTTATAATAGCAATGGAAGTTGGAGAAGGAAAATTCAAAGTCAAAAAATTAGAGGCGAAATCAAATAGTAAATACTCGTAACTACAAGAACTACGTCACTTTCTTGAAAGAAACAATCGCACATCCCACTCTTGCTGCACACAAATACACAAACTATATACAGGGCTCTGCTTCATTCACCTATGCAGAAAATAGTAATTTAATAAAACTAAAACAAGAACCAAGAATACAGAAGACAATTCACATACAGTTGAAAGGAACTGAGAATGGGTAATTGGGTGAATTGGGATTGGAAGATTATTGGACATGTAAATGTGGATCCAATCTGGAATGTCGAATTATGTCCACATTATTCTATTCCAGCTGTTTGCAAACTCCTGAGTTTCTTTTGGGCCCATCTGTTCCTCTGTGGGAAGCTCACTGTTCTAGCTGTGCATGAAGGTGGAGCCTTAATCagattcatcatcatcaacccTTTTCCTTAATTCCTTGATTAATCTTCTTAATGATGAACACCATCATTCCACTTTCCAAGCATAAACCAATAAGGAAAACCCAGATGACCCACCTGCAttatcatcatcctcatcttctAATCCAGACCTTGACTTTTGATGATTAGTCAAAACTGGGGTTGTTGTTGATAAAGAACACTCTGCAGATTCTGATGGTATTGGCTTGAATATGAACATTCCGTACCTTGGACCAGAGCTAAAGAGCCAGTCATGAACATCATAATAGACTTCAACTTTGGTTTTGTTCACATCAACCGACTCATTTCCTCTGAATTTCCATTGAAGGTGCTTCACATGAATGGCTTGGTTGCCATCAATCTTTATCTCCAATTCTGGATCAGACCCGGACCCGGTTACagaattgttgttgttgttgctgcactcaattaaaatctcatgaaactttccctttccctttcccttttCCTTTTCATGAAACTTGATTCTTGTTGAGTACTTCCTCTTACCAAACAAATGCTCCTTCCTTGAAACCAAGATTGGTTCAATCAGTGATGGTCTGCAACCTGTTCTTCTATACGCATCCTTCTTCTGATCACCAACAAGCAACACCACTTCTTCTTCACACACAATGGCAACATAATAGTCCGACTGTGGCTCGGTTTCGCCATTGAACTTTGCAGCTTTTAGGTCCCAGACAACATCCACTGTGATCCCATCCACCATGAATTGTTTGGCGCCTGTCTTCCTCCAAAAGTACCAGGGCTTCAGCTCAACCTTGCATCTATAGTCATCCTCTCCTTCTTGGCTTTGAACAGAAACAGAGAGGCCATGTAGCAGAAGATTCTTGCACCAAGTAATAGTGATCAAACGACACTGACCAGCAATCTTGGTACTATAAACAGACATACACACACTCTGTCCTGACCTGATCACCGCCGCCGGATCATGATCAACCGGCCTTTGATGAGTAACACCGGCCGAAAAACAAGCAGGAATTCCAATTGCATCATGCATATTGGTTACACAATGAAGTGTACAAAACACTCGAGAATAATCAGACTACTATAAGGTGATCGGGAAAATAGATGAACGAGATGATCAAGAGTTTGTGATCTCACCCACAAGATTTGGTAGAAAGCTTTTTCAGGGCAACATGTAATCAGCAAAAGTAGGATGACCCAATTGGACCAGTTTCAAAGCTGGCAGAGTTAAAAGAGGCAGGGAAGTGAGGGGTGGGTAAGACTTAACACGTTTTGGTGCAAGCCGTGTAGGCTAGGCTTTTTCAATCTGTTACTCCCTTTCTGATTTTAACAAAACCcacttttttcttcttggaAGTGGTTTGGCTTCGAGATTGGTTTGATCCCCATAAATCTATCTTTTTCATGCATGGAGAAAAGCAACTCACCCCTTTTTTTCATAAGGATATGAATTTCATGTGACACTACTGGAAAATAAACAACTAAGACTAGGGGGAGCGTATGGGTGTGGTAAAGAGGGATTGTGAAAAATTAAACTTTATACAAGAATTTGGATTTACGATGTGTGGTTATTATACTTTCACATGACTTGATTTGTTTAAGCTTTGTATAGTTCACCAGGGTTTTTTCACCTCAGCAATGAACGGCATACGGTAAAAAAATGGAGTACAGTGTACTATACTGCAGAGTTGTGGTGGGGAAGGTAAATTTGCAGCACCGTATATAGAAAAGACATGTAGGACGGATGTGACACAATTAAACTTTCATTGATGCCAACTGAAGCTTCAATTATCAGTAATTCAATACGGcaattcctatatatatatatatatatatatatatatatatatatatatatatccgcACATTGTACAAACCAAAGCTGAGCAAGAAGCACTGATGAATGAAAGGTAATTCAGATTATATTAGACTCAGCTTCAGGTGGCGCGAGATCATTAAGCTTTTACAGAGAGAAAAAATGACTACCTGGTTAAAGAATCTAACGTATACTCAGCATGGATTAGACCATCAACAGCTTTATGTATAGCCTCAAATTCAGTGAGGATTAAACCCTCGACAGCTTTATGCAGATTCAGTGAGGATTAGACCCTCACAGCTCGTGTATAGCTGTGCAAGTGCAGGGTTTCCCAGTCAACTGACCTAGGCCTATCCACTGTTGCATCTAAAATGATTGAGATCAATTATCATTACGGTGATGTCATCCAAGCTACCCCTACTCAAAGCAAGGTTCACAAGCTCCTTGCAAGCAGTCACCAGTCCACCAGAGGCGGGTCTCATTTTATATCCACTGTTCTCTTTTATGGGAGATTCACTCTTCATGTTTACTCGCTTAACCAATGATATTCTCCTTGACTTTGATGGAGGGCTTTCATTTTCACTTGCAAATTCGTTCTCACCACAGGTAGGTCTGATTTTACATCCACACTTCTCTTTTATGGGAGATTCAGTCTTCATGTTTACTCGTTTTACCATTGATAGTCTTCTTGACTTTGATGGAGGGCTTTCATTTTCACTTGAAAAGTCATTATCAGCATCTTTAGAGCCAAAGAGTGTCTTCTTATAGCCTGGAGATTGCATCCCTTCTGGCTGTTTAACCAAGGAAATCCTTCGCAACTTCGATGAAGGGCTCACATTGACAAAGCCATAGTCCTCATTATTATCTATCAGTAGTTCTCCAGGGGATTGAGTCCCTTTTGGTTGCTTAACCAATGAAATCCTCTGCAACTTTGATGAAGGGCTGTGCCTAACACAGCCACTCTCATCATTATTATCTTTCTGGAGTTCTCCTGGGGATTGGGTCACCTTTGGCTCCTTAACCAACAAGGTCCTTCGCAACTTTGATGAAGGGCTAACACTGACACACAGATGGTCTTCATCATTATCTTTCAGTCCATTTCCTGGAGGTGCCATTTTCTTCTGTACTGAACATGTTCGTGTCGCCATGTCAATTGCTTCTTGGTTGCCAACCTAGATAAAATGATAAGCACAAAATTTAGAAGGGATTgattttcaaaaattttgacaggAATGTGGCCTAAGATATCTCAAATTCATGCAGCAGGCAGAATGTTAAACAACAATAAGGATTCCGCCAAGAATGCATATACATAATAAGTTAATAACACACTGTAACACATTGTGACACAATACTTGAGTATTCAAACTATTGAAAAGCATATACACGATTGATTTCACAGTTAATCTCTACATATCTAAGTCCTACTATCAATGGGACAATTAATTAGCTTATTCACCAAGCGTCAGTTTAATTCTCTGGCCTGCAGATATAATGAGTCATGTGTTGCATTGATAAAGCAATAACAGAACCTAGAACAATTAAATAGCTTATTCACCACAGCAGCATTTTAAGTCTCTGCCCAGGAGATATAATGTATGCCATGTGTTGCATTGATAAAGCAATAACAGAACCTAGAACAAACTTAAATGCTATATGAAATACAAAAAATCTTAAACGGAAACTTGCATATAAATGATATTATAATAACACAGGTCATGATCATTGAATGTCAATGCTGGAAAAGGAAGACACTCAAGATGAAAATTAGCCCAAAATAGGGAACTGAGCCTATataatatatgatatatatatacacatattttCATATGAGTGATATGATGGATGCCATTCCAGTGCCTCACAAGAATATCAGCAAATCTATTGAAAAGGAAAGTCAATGCATTAAGATGGACCTAGGACTGGTCTAGATAAGAATGCACACGCAGGTGGTGAAACAGGCAACAAGAGAACAAGAAATGATTGCCAGATCTGCcccaaatttgaaatattttccaTGGATTTGTCATGGACGAAAACTTCACTCACCTTTTCCCACAGTCCATCCGAAGCTAATACAACAAATTCCATATCTGGAGTCAGCTGTAAGACATTTGTTTCAGGCTCACCCAGCACCCAGCTCTTCAGATGAGCATCTCCTATGCTTCTTGAAACAGAAAGAACCCCATGGACCCTCCATGCTCCTCTGTGGAACTCCACATATCCTCCCTAATCACGGAATCAACATTTACCATCACAAGACATTCCTAAATTATCTGCCAATACCATGCAATCTAGACAGTATGTACCTTATCCTGTATTCTTTGGCGTTCGCCCTCCTGTGCCGCAGTATGATCTCTTGTAAGTGCTTCGGCCACTCCACCTCTGGAGAGAACAGCCCTACAATCTCCCACGTTCGAAATAACCACCTCCTGCTCATCGACTAAGGCAGTTACACAGCAGGTACCACTCCCTACACCCTGCATTCACTCGCAGTAATCAATCAACAGGTTCATAATACAAAGGCCACGACAGAGAATAATCAATCAACCAACCAACACCAATTTTATGCATGGATAATATTTTCGAAGCAATTGGACTTAAGTTGTGTGATACACAGCTAGGCATTAAGGGCGCTAGAGAATTCAGAATTGCAATTACCTGTTTCAAGAACTCGTGATCTGTTTTCAGATACCCAGCTCTAAAGGCCTCTTCTTTTTCTGTACAAGCATCCATCATTTCAAGAATGTTAGTGTGCAAATTCTCAGCAGCAAACTCTGCAGCCTTACTACCACCATGCCCATCATAAACCCCAAAGAAACCCTACACAATTTCAGTAACACAATAATCAAACTCTTGAGAATTATCAAATACATATAATGGAAAAAACCCATCAGGATTTTTGATCAAATTGATTGATTGCTTACTCTCTTTGAGTTGCCTTGTAAGCAAGAAACAATCTTATGCGCGTCTTCCATAAACTTCTTCTTGCCTTTGGCGGAGGAGACCCCAACTCCGATCCCACTGAAGCAAACGACGCCGTTTCGCGGCGCCAAGTCACGCTGCTTCTCGGTTTTAATTTCTTGCAGGACGTTTGGGATCTCAATCTTCGGCGGTCGCTTCCGCTTCAGAGAAGAAAATGCGGTAATTGGATCCAGCGCAGCGGCGATTGAAGAAGTGTCGGAATGTGAAACGGCAGCGTTTTCTGTGGTCGTCGTCATTGTAGTTGTAGTTGTGTGAGGAAGAGAGGCTGCAACGGCTATAAAGAATGAAATATTTATTGGGTAAAGTGAGTGAGGAGTCAAGAGCAAGGAATGAGAGCGGTTAGGGTTCGTGGGGTCAAAGTTGCGAGCCGTTACAAGTGTGGTCAAGAATTTGAAACAGCATAGCTGGAGTGGGGAGTAATTACAAAATGTTTGTTGCAACTTTGTAACAATGTTTGACTCTTATTTTAGCCCACCAAAGAATCTTCTTTTTGTCCGGGTGATTTGATCTTTTGGGTACAAAATTATTTGTTATCGTTATAATAAGATAGGTGCCATTGAATCATCAATGTACATAATAAGAACAACACGTAACAACATAAGATACAAAAATTAGAATTATGGGATTGTAACCAATCTAGGAAATTTCCATTTCAAATCTATTGAGTCTGATTTCATAACCATTCCGGCGAACTCATTTGCCACTTGATTCAACTCTGCAATATAGAACATAAGTAAGAACTAAAAGAGATTTGTCAGAGAAATACCAGGAATTTATCGAATAGGTGCCTGTTAGAGACTCGATTGCCCTACTTGTTGGATAATTGATGTACAGTTTATTGCGCatctaatttaatttcaatttgaGAAAACTCAAGTTATAACACTAGTTGTACCTATTCGACTattgatttaattaattttttttttttaaaagatgatATTGTGAGAGTGATTATTAAAATGAACCATTTCTATTTTAAAGTGAAAATGTGAGGATTCGTTAATGTCATAAaggtaaaaaaagaaaaaaaaaaagattaaaattaTGTTAATTTAGGAGGACCTTTGTAAAAATTATAAACAAATTGATAAAGTATAATCTGAATAGATAGTTGTCAGAAGTTGGGGATGTAGCTCAAATGGTAGAGCGCCCGCTTTGCATGCGGGAGGTACAGGGTTCGATCCCCTGCATCTCCAATAGAGACTTATTTTTTTCTGTTCAAAACAAAAGAGGTTTGGAATAAACCagttcttgtattttgtttgaGATGTAACTCGCCATATAGCCGTCTTAGCTCAGCTGGTAGAGCGCGTGGCTTTTAACCACGTGGTCGTGGGTtcgattcccacagacggcgtcTTTTGcttaatatttttttcttttaccgCCAAGTTGGTGCACCCATCCGACGTCGTTTGGCTTTCAGTTGGGCGCACTGAACTGCCTGGTACCTTATTTCTGTTATTTCCCACTTGAACGGAAAAGGTCGTCGCATATTTTATCGGCAAATTGACTTTTATCTCCTTCCACTCAACTCTCTCCGCCTGAAAACTTCCTCCCTCCTCCTCCAAACTTCCCCCAATGCTTCTCTCTGCTGCAATCACTCACCAACACCCCTCAAATTCCACTTCTACCCTCCTCATTTCCCCTATTTCCCCCAAACTCCCCTCCACCTCCCTCAAACCCCCTCACCGACCTCACCTCCTCCCCAACGCCTCTCTCCAGAACCCTACCCCCCAAACCATCCGCCACGTCACCCGCATCCCCTCCGATGATGCCGACCCCGGAACCAACAACTCCATGGTCCCCTCCGCCTCCGCCGTCGCCTCCGCCATCCGCCGAGCATCCACCTCCCCCGTCGACTTCATGCAGAGGATCGACAAGGACCAGAAAAACGGCATCGTTTTGCCTAGCTCCGACTTCCAGCGACTCTGCATTCAGCAGCTCGACCTCTTCCGCCGTATCGTCCATCCCGACGCTCTCCTCTCGGTCAGTCTCTTTCATTTCACTACCCATATTAGCTCAATTCATTTTTCCAATTATTAATTTTGTTGTATTATTTCATCAAGGTATATGTAAGACCAGCTGGTAGCTATGTGATGGACCGATTAGAGCTGCGTAGAGTGACTTGCTATCCCGGCGTGAATGCATCAGATATTGTGATTTTAGTTGGCAGTTTTAGTGTTGCAACCGGTTTTCGTGCCGCGGAGGCAGTTCTTTCCAATCACAAAGTAAATAGCTGATGAACTTGAGTGATGTAGTTGTCTAGTTGCAAATTGAAGTGTTAGTGACTCAGTGGATGTGTTTTGTTGGAAATGAATTGTGCAGGTGGAAGTTATAGCAGAGTGTAAAGCTATGGTTTTTCCTATGGTGAAGCACCCTTTTGTGGTGGGGTTCTTGGTTGCTGAGTTACCCAGGATGGAAATGCCGTCACCGGGGAGTGTCCTGGGTGAAGGCTGTGATTTGGTTCACTGCCCCACTCCTGAGGAAGCCTATGCTTCGCCTCAGGGATCCGATGCCATATCTTGGGATGAGTACTCTTTGGAGAATGAACCGGATCGAGTAGTGACAATGTACAAGTTTAGTGCGGAGCAGAGATCAATTGCTATCAACATTTCTCGGTCTTTAGCTATGGCATATGTTATGGATCAGGTAGTTTACAAGGTTATGGTTCCGATATCTTTGTCTTTTCAAGTCTatctcattttgattttggggggAAATGTTTATCTGTTTCTTATGCAGAAAGCAATGTTACTCCAGAAATCATCGTGGCAGAATAACGTAAGGATGAGCAGTCTAGTTGAGCAGGTAAGAAAATTTTTGTAGTATTTGGGTTTTGCATTTACTTGTGGGAGTGATTGTAATTTTTTCTTGTTATTGTGTTTTGCAGATTCGTGGTCCTCTTTCTAGCATTCGAACTTTGAGTAAAATGTTGTCCATGCATACAAAGAGAAGTGAGGTTTGCCTTCTAATATAACCTTCCTTTTAAGTTTCAGCTAATCTGTATAAATTCCATATCCTATATTTACATTGGAATGATATGCTTATGTAGATTTCTTATGACATTGTTGAAGATATACTGGTACAAGGCGATCAAGTGAAAGATACCCTTCAGCAACTCCAAGATGCTGTTTACTTGACTAAGGCAAtcaatctttctctctctgagaCTGCTTATTACTTCAAAATTTTGAAGCTCTTCTTGATTACTGAATTATAGTTGGTTGCTTTCATAGTCCAAGACACATTGACCTTTTCATGTTAATTCTTTTCAGGCTAATATTATGCGCTATAGCGAACAAGACTCTACATATGTATATCCTGACGCACGGAGATCTCAATTATTGAATAACTTGCCAAGTGATAGTTCCAGCATTAAGATGCAACTTTCTGGTGAACAACTTTCTCTAAAAGCTCCAACCAAAGATATAGAGATGCCGATGCCACCTCTAGCCCTTGCTCCTTCACAGCAAGATGGAATTAGGTAGGTATAATTCTGAGGTTCATTACTTGAGATGATAAACAAAAAACTGACTGTATCACTTTTGATTTCACAAGTGCATGCAGCTCCTTATGAATGCTTGGCATGCGAGATAACTAAGTTGATTTCTTTTAGTCTTTAAGCATGAATTTTCTTGTGTCTTATGCTTGTCAATTATGTCAGGAAGACCGTGCAATGTTTCTGATATACTGGTAGATTTGGTAGAAGCTGTAAGACCTCTTGCCCATGACCAGCAGCGTAGAGTAGAACTGAGCGAACTTGAAAAATCTTTGGAAGTAGCTGTAGAAGAACCTGCTTTACGACAGGCTCTGAGCAATTTAATCGAAAGTGCATTATTGCGTACGCATGCTGGGGGAAAGGTAGAAATTGTGTCTACTGGAGCTCCAGCAGGTGGTGCTCTTGTAGTAATTGATGACGATGGGCCTGACATGCATTATATGGTAAAAATCACAAACTTTGAACTCTGTTATCTTTATCTTCTATACATTTACCATTTGTTACTCACCGCCTGTTGAGAGTACCCACAGTTACATGTTTTGAACATTCAAAAAGTTTAGGGGTGTGGTAATGCAAAGTAGATTTGGATGTGACTTTCTGTTGAGATGAAGCAGCAGATGCTTTACGTTACTGATAGTTCATACTCTCAATTAGTTTTGCTTGCAACAAGCTAGACTTGCTTACTTGGAAACTAAATAGGGTTTCTTCTTTCTGATAATTTGTATTTCTAAACAAAACCTCAATACCTGCAATTTTGTAAGTTCTGTTCCAATTTTGGCCAATATTAATCTTTCTCATGAATTGTACTTTTGGTGTTTTCAACTTCAGACACAGATGCATTCCCTCGCACCCTTCGGAACTGATCTCCTCTCAGAAAATATGGTTGAAGACAACATGACATGGAACTTTGTTGCTGGGCTGACTGTTGCCCGCGAGATACTTGAAAGTTATGGTTGTGTAGTCCGTGTCATATCACCCCGGAATAAAGATGCTGCCCTTGGAGCAGGTGGAACTCGAGTCGAAATCTGGCTTCCTTCTCTCATGGAATTCTCTGGTATTGATGGCCCTCTTCAGGATGAGTAGACCAACAAACAGATTAGTCCTGCTGCCTCTGTTTGACTATTAGTGAGAATGCGGTGGTAGAATTTGGGAATTCTTTCCTTGATCATGCAGGATGCTTCCAATATTTGCGATTTGGAGCAAGTAATTTTGTATAGCTTTTCTGTCTTTCCACATCATGCACAGTTTATACAGAAATAATTGAAAAGAATTAGGGCTACTGAAagccccatatatatatatattgaactgGTTCCAAAAATTTTATCATTCTGTATGACTGTGTGAAAAGGTTAAAGCTTACAAAGTACTGAGTACTGGCTAATTAAAGGGACTTGATTTTCTGaggaattcttttttttttttcatcaaataattcTTCACGTGTGCTTACTTGGCTTCCATGCATGTATTTATTCAGATAATTTCATAGTGGTGCGATAGGTATTACCCGTGCTAACTAGTTCCAGTTTCAAGTGATACCACGTTAATGTTATGTTTCAAAAAACGAAAAACACAAAATTTTGTTCTTCAACCTTCtgcatcctcttcttcttccaaccaGTTCAGAACACCACATCGGTGAAATCTTCGACTGCTTCTTCGAAGCTCAGATCTCTTCAGTTGTCAGCATAGGAAGCTCACCTTCTTCGACAATATCCTCGGCCACGTACACATATATATGTTACACTAGACGGCGGCGTTAGTTCGTGCGACTTGACGGCGGCATCCACGTGGATTGAATTATGTCCTCAATGGTTTGAACCATTGAGGACATAATTTAGTAAACTGAATCATATTGAAGCCATTGATTGTGGTAGTTAACTCAATCTTAATGAAGTCAATTTAGTATATACTATATAGAATCTCATGTCAAAATTAAGTGATTATGATCATATTGATATTAATTTGACTTGCAGGAAACTGAGGTACGTGCTCCTCTACACGGAGAGGACTGGACGCCATCTCCGGCACAAACCCTGCTCGCGAGTCAGTTGGGGGTGCCGGAAATGCAGAAAGTCTTTTGCGGTGAGAGCTGACCGTAGAACTCACGGTAGAATTTCGGGCAAGTTTGAACCAATACAAATCTACAATGTCTTACACATAGAGCCATTGTTGAAGCTCTCTTGATTAGGCCTCTGATTAGTGATTAACTGATTGCACGAGAACATACATATAtgcatgcaattttttttttcatgttcaTATTTTATTTCACTTGCTGGGAAACAGTAAGACATGACCATGAGTGTGAGAATGGATAGTGCACCCAAATTGGTGCAGGCCTACCAAACTCTTAGTCGCGCCAAAACCATTTCATTTTTGCGGAATCTGAGTAGGTCGACAATCAAATTCCATAGAGCCATTTTGTCATGGTCACGACTCACGAGGTCACAGTACTCCCACTTATTTGCTTATTGAAGTTTTAAATGGAGCTGAAACTGTCCTTTACTTTTTCATTTCTTGCAAACAGAATCTTTCAAGGGATAGATGAGATGAACTATAAGATCATCTTGTGATAAATTGCGAATAAGTACAGAGTCGATCAAGTATTTCTAGTAAAATTATCAAGACATTGTTCGTTCCATATAAACTTAATTACAGACCAAGTTTCATGCAATGTATGCACTCAAGACATTTTCTGTCCCAGTACAGTGATGACACTAACTTCCTGATCTATTAAATTCATCTGGCACCAACTGACCCATCATGTTTACTTCAACCTTCTTCCTCGTCTTCTTCATAACATGACCAGATCTCAACATATGAAGCTCAACTTGCATTACGTCCGGCAATGGCAAATCAAAAATTCTTATCTATGGATCAAAAATCTTGGTGAGTTCATTCCGGATCTCAATGTACAAGGAGATTGATCAACATATAGCTAGCATTGAACGTTCTTGTTAATTTGTAAAGATGTCATGTGCTATATGAGATGAATATATATTAGTGATCCTAGTAGTTGAGTTACGTTTCAATTTATACCCCTTAATTACATTGGCTTATAGAATACGGGCAGTGGTTTGCTTCACTAGTTTTGGCCTCTCACCATGGTTTGTTATACTGGTCTATAGAGATGGCCTAACTTACATGAATTTTAAAGCTATACTAGCACAATTATTTTTCACATGTGTTTCACTTTAGATATTTTCACATGTTGGTGGAACAAGAAGAATTCCAGTCATTCCACGAGCCTCTTCTgtctggaaattattctatgcaccgacggtgcaagtgacccttataaaataatctcaacccttgatatttattatcaactttatttttaataaacaaaaagtgtatttaatgcaatctaaccattcatttatgttggtgcaagtgcacggcggtgctctaAATAATCTCTCTCTTCTGTCTTCTCTTAAAAACCCTCACCAACTTTCTCATTCTTACCACCAATCACCCAATCGTAGAACTTGTTTTGCTTCACTAATCTGTGACCTCCTCACCATGATTTGGTGCGTGTGTATATATAGGCCAACTTCATAAAATTTTAAGGCCATACTTTGACTAACCACAAAGAAAAGCATCCACTTATTTCACAACTTAATTTTCAATCGATGACTAC
Coding sequences within:
- the LOC133712140 gene encoding uncharacterized protein LOC133712140, which codes for MHDAIGIPACFSAGVTHQRPVDHDPAAVIRSGQSVCMSVYSTKIAGQCRLITITWCKNLLLHGLSVSVQSQEGEDDYRCKVELKPWYFWRKTGAKQFMVDGITVDVVWDLKAAKFNGETEPQSDYYVAIVCEEEVVLLVGDQKKDAYRRTGCRPSLIEPILVSRKEHLFGKRKYSTRIKFHEKEKGKGKGKFHEILIECSNNNNNSVTGSGSDPELEIKIDGNQAIHVKHLQWKFRGNESVDVNKTKVEVYYDVHDWLFSSGPRYGMFIFKPIPSESAECSLSTTTPVLTNHQKSRSGLEDEDDDNAGGSSGFSLLVYAWKVE
- the LOC133712139 gene encoding probable protein phosphatase 2C 14 codes for the protein MTTTTENAAVSHSDTSSIAAALDPITAFSSLKRKRPPKIEIPNVLQEIKTEKQRDLAPRNGVVCFSGIGVGVSSAKGKKKFMEDAHKIVSCLQGNSKRGFFGVYDGHGGSKAAEFAAENLHTNILEMMDACTEKEEAFRAGYLKTDHEFLKQGVGSGTCCVTALVDEQEVVISNVGDCRAVLSRGGVAEALTRDHTAAQEGERQRIQDKGGYVEFHRGAWRVHGVLSVSRSIGDAHLKSWVLGEPETNVLQLTPDMEFVVLASDGLWEKVGNQEAIDMATRTCSVQKKMAPPGNGLKDNDEDHLCVSVSPSSKLRRTLLVKEPKVTQSPGELQKDNNDESGCVRHSPSSKLQRISLVKQPKGTQSPGELLIDNNEDYGFVNVSPSSKLRRISLVKQPEGMQSPGYKKTLFGSKDADNDFSSENESPPSKSRRLSMVKRVNMKTESPIKEKCGCKIRPTCGENEFASENESPPSKSRRISLVKRVNMKSESPIKENSGYKMRPASGGLVTACKELVNLALSRGSLDDITVMIIDLNHFRCNSG
- the LOC133711079 gene encoding chloroplast sensor kinase, chloroplastic isoform X1, giving the protein MLLSAAITHQHPSNSTSTLLISPISPKLPSTSLKPPHRPHLLPNASLQNPTPQTIRHVTRIPSDDADPGTNNSMVPSASAVASAIRRASTSPVDFMQRIDKDQKNGIVLPSSDFQRLCIQQLDLFRRIVHPDALLSVYVRPAGSYVMDRLELRRVTCYPGVNASDIVILVGSFSVATGFRAAEAVLSNHKVEVIAECKAMVFPMVKHPFVVGFLVAELPRMEMPSPGSVLGEGCDLVHCPTPEEAYASPQGSDAISWDEYSLENEPDRVVTMYKFSAEQRSIAINISRSLAMAYVMDQKAMLLQKSSWQNNVRMSSLVEQIRGPLSSIRTLSKMLSMHTKRSEISYDIVEDILVQGDQVKDTLQQLQDAVYLTKANIMRYSEQDSTYVYPDARRSQLLNNLPSDSSSIKMQLSGEQLSLKAPTKDIEMPMPPLALAPSQQDGIRPCNVSDILVDLVEAVRPLAHDQQRRVELSELEKSLEVAVEEPALRQALSNLIESALLRTHAGGKVEIVSTGAPAGGALVVIDDDGPDMHYMTQMHSLAPFGTDLLSENMVEDNMTWNFVAGLTVAREILESYGCVVRVISPRNKDAALGAGGTRVEIWLPSLMEFSGIDGPLQDE
- the LOC133711079 gene encoding chloroplast sensor kinase, chloroplastic isoform X2: MLLSAAITHQHPSNSTSTLLISPISPKLPSTSLKPPHRPHLLPNASLQNPTPQTIRHVTRIPSDDADPGTNNSMVPSASAVASAIRRASTSPVDFMQRIDKDQKNGIVLPSSDFQRLCIQQLDLFRRIVHPDALLSVYVRPAGSYVMDRLELRRVTCYPGVNASDIVILVGSFSVATGFRAAEAVLSNHKVEVIAECKAMVFPMVKHPFVVGFLVAELPRMEMPSPGSVLGEGCDLVHCPTPEEAYASPQGSDAISWDEYSLENEPDRVVTMYKFSAEQRSIAINISRSLAMAYVMDQKAMLLQKSSWQNNVRMSSLVEQIRGPLSSIRTLSKMLSMHTKRNILVQGDQVKDTLQQLQDAVYLTKANIMRYSEQDSTYVYPDARRSQLLNNLPSDSSSIKMQLSGEQLSLKAPTKDIEMPMPPLALAPSQQDGIRPCNVSDILVDLVEAVRPLAHDQQRRVELSELEKSLEVAVEEPALRQALSNLIESALLRTHAGGKVEIVSTGAPAGGALVVIDDDGPDMHYMTQMHSLAPFGTDLLSENMVEDNMTWNFVAGLTVAREILESYGCVVRVISPRNKDAALGAGGTRVEIWLPSLMEFSGIDGPLQDE